Proteins encoded within one genomic window of Oncorhynchus masou masou isolate Uvic2021 chromosome 1, UVic_Omas_1.1, whole genome shotgun sequence:
- the LOC135516330 gene encoding protein fem-1 homolog C-like, protein MDLQTAVFNAARDGKLRLLQKLLENKIGHEVIKLMAEKTNGATPLLMAARYGHLDLVEYLMECCSAPVEIGGSVNFDGETIEGAPPLWAASAAGHLKVVQSLLGHGASVNNTTLTNSTPLRAACFDGHLDIVKYLVEHKADLEVANRHGHTCLMISCYKGHKEIAQYLLEKGADVNRKSVKGNTALHDCAESGSLEIMKMLLKYGATMERDGYGMTPLLSASVTGHTNIVNYLTQHQQTRQLERINALELLGATFVDKKRDLLGALKYWKRAMDLRYRDGNNVLHKAHPKQLIMAYDHAREVSNEEELDSLISEPDEMRMQALLIRERILGPSHPDTSYYIRYRGAVYADSGNFERCINLWKYALDMQQSNLDPLSPMTASSLLSFAELFSFMLQDRAKGLLGTSVSFDDLMGILSKSVLEIERAVKQNLPDPAQLSKALSIILHLICLLEKVPCTVEQDHLKKETIYRFLKLQPCGKNGYSPLHLAVDRNTTCVGRYPVCKFPSFYVTSILLECGADVNFRDEDNNSPLHVAASNNHPDIMNLLIACGTHFDSTNSLKQMACDLLDEKEMAKNLIQPINHTTLQCLSARAIVKHSLSYRGNIPEKLEAFVLLHR, encoded by the exons ATGGATTTACAAACGGCTGTTTTCAATGCAGCCAGAGATGGCAAGCTACGGTTGCTTCAGAAACTTTTGGAGAACAAAATTGGCCACGAGGTTATCAAATTAATGGCAGAGAAAACCAACGGGGCGACCCCTTTGCTTATGGCTGCCAGATACGGACACCTGGATTTGGTGGAGTATCTAATGGAGTGTTGCTCCGCACCCGTTGAGATTGGGGGGTCAGTGAATTTTGATGGCGAGACTATTGAGGGTGCCCCCCCTTTATGGGCTGCCTCAGCAGCAGGACACCTGAAAGTCGTGCAGTCTTTACTTGGCCACGGTGCTTCTGTGAACAATACAACACTCACAAATTCCACCCCCCTGAGAGCAGCCTGCTTCGATGGACATCTGGACATTGTGAAATACCTGGTGGAGCACAAGGCAGACCTGGAGGTGGCAAACAGACACGGTCATACATGCCTCATGATTTCGTGTTACAAAGGACACAAGGAAATTGCCCAGTACCTCTTGGAGAAAGGTGCTGACGTTAACAGGAAAAGTGTTAAAG GTAACACGGCATTACATGACTGTGCTGAATCTGGCAGCTTGGAGATAATGAAGATGCTGCTAAAATATGGTGCCACCATGGAGAGGGATGGTTATGGAATGACCCCACTACTGTCCGCTAGTGTGACGGGCCACACGAACATTGTTAACTATTTGACTCAACACCAGCAAACACGCCAGTTGGAGAGAATAAACGCCTTGGAACTACTTGGTGCCACTTTTGTGGATAAAAAGCGTGATCTTCTTGGGGCATTAAAGTACTGGAAGAGGGCCATGGACCTGAGATACAGGGACGGCAACAATGTTCTCCACAAAGCACACCCAAAGCAGTTGATCATGGCCTATGACCATGCCAGGGAGGTAAGTAACGAGGAGGAGCTAGACAGCTTGATCTCTGAACCAGATGAGATGAGGATGCAGGCCTTGCTCATTAGAGAGCGCATCCTAGGCCCCTCCCACCCCGACACCTCTTACTACATCCGCTACCGGGGCGCTGTATATGCCGACTCTGGGAACTTTGAGCGCTGTATCAATCTGTGGAAGTACGCCTTGGACATGCAGCAGAGCAACCTGGACCCCCTCAGCCCCATGACAGCCAGCAGCCTGCTGTCCTTCGCTGAGCTCTTCTCCTTCATGCTCCAGGACCGCGCCAAAGGCCTGCTGGGCACCTCAGTCTCCTTCGATGACCTCATGGGCATCCTCAGTAAGAGCGTGCTGGAGATTGAGCGGGCGGTGAAACAGAACCTGCCTGACCCGGCTCAGCTCAGCAAGGCCCTCTCCATCATCCTGCATCTCATCTGCCTGCTGGAGAAGGTCCCCTGCACCGTGGAGCAGGACCACTTGAAGAAGGAGACCATCTACAGGTTCCTCAAGCTGCAGCCCTGTGGGAAGAATGGCTACAGCCCGCTCCACCTGGCCGTGGACAGGAACACCACCTGCGTGGGCCGCTATCCTGTCTGTAAGTTCCCCTCTTTCTACGTCACCTCTATCCTACTGGAGTGTGGGGCGGACGTCAACTTCCGCGACGAGGACAACAACAGCCCCCTGCATGTGGCCGCTTCCAACAACCACCCAGACATCATGAACCTGCTTATTGCCTGCGGCACGCACTTTGACAGCACCAACTCCTTGAAGCAGATGGCCTGTGACCTGCTGGACGAGAAGGAGATGGCCAAGAACCTGATCCAACCCATCAATCACACCACCCTGCAGTGTCTGTCTGCGCGGGCCATCGTCAAACACAGCCTTTCCTACAGAGGCAACATCCCAGAGAAGCTGGAGGCCTTTGTGCTTCTCCACAGATAA
- the LOC135516390 gene encoding transmembrane emp24 domain-containing protein 7-like has product MCSYHGTIRLIVQVLWAHLLCGWAFGSELTFELPDNAKQCFYEDITVGTKCTLEFQVVTGGHYDVDCRLEDADGTVLYKEMKKQYDSFTFTAAKNGTYKFCFSNEFSTFTHKTVYFDFQVGEDPPLFPNENRVTALTQMESACVSIHEALKSVIDYQTHFRLREGQGRSRAEDLNTRVAFWSIGEAFILLVVSISQVVLLRSFFSDRKTTTTRVGS; this is encoded by the exons ATGTGCAGTTATCACGGTACAATCAGACTGATTGTGCAGGTGCTTTGGGCCCACCTGCTCTGTGGATGGGCGTTTGGCTCTGAGCTTACATTTGAGCTTCCGGATAACGCAAAACAGTGTTTCTATGAAGATATTACCGTTGGTACCAAGTGTACACTTGAGTTCCAG GTTGTCACTGGTGGGCATTACGATGTTGACTGTCGCCTGGAGGATGCAGATGGTACTGTTCTTTACAAAGAAATGAAGAAGCAGTACGACAGCTTTACATTCACGGCTGCCAAGAATGGAACATACAAGTTCTGCTTCAGCAATGAGTTTTCCACCTTCACGCACAAGACAGTCTACTTCGATTTCCAAGTTGGAGAGGATCCTCCACTTTTCCCCAATGAGAACAGGGTCACTGCTTTGACCCAG ATGGAGTCTGCCTGCGTGTCCATTCATGAGGCCCTGAAATCGGTCATTGACTATCAGACACATTTCCGTCTGCGGGAGGGTCAGGGACGCAGCCGTGCCGAGGACCTCAACACAAGAGTGGCTTTCTGGTCCATTGGAGAGGCCTTCATTTTGCTGGTGGTCAGCATCAGCCAGGTAGTTTTGCTGAGGAGCTTCTTCTCTGACAGGAAGACCACCACGACGCGAGTTGGATCCTAA